The DNA sequence TGGTGGCGATGTGATCGAGTTGGGGTGTGGAACGGCTTACGTTTCGGCGTGGTTAGCGCGACGGGGTGGCCGACCGGTCGGGATCGACAACTCGGCGGCACAACTGGCGACTGCGGCGAGTTTCCAGAAAGAGTTCGACCTGCGGTTTCCGCTCATCCACGGCGACGCGGAGAGGTTGCCGTTCGCCGACGAGAGCTTCGACTTTGCGATCTCCGAGTACGGATCGGCCATCTGGTGTGATCCGTACCGGTGGCTTCCCGAAGCGGCGAGAGTGCTGCGCCCCGGAGGCCGCCTGGCGTTCCTAGGAAACTCCGTGTTGATGACACTTTGCGTGTTCGACGACAACGAGCCAGCCAGTGACCGGTTACAGCGTCCGCAATTCGGGATGCATCGCTATGAGTGGCCCGACGATCCGGGGGTCGAGTTCCACATCTCCCATGGTGACCGCATCCGACTCTTGCGCGCCTGCGGGTTCGAAGTCGAAAACCTCATCGAACTTCAACCACC is a window from the Acidimicrobiales bacterium genome containing:
- a CDS encoding class I SAM-dependent methyltransferase is translated as MDRSEFSDHVASNRIVWDSWADEYVAAGRRAWGDDQPQWGIYGIPESAVGLIDPFDGGDVIELGCGTAYVSAWLARRGGRPVGIDNSAAQLATAASFQKEFDLRFPLIHGDAERLPFADESFDFAISEYGSAIWCDPYRWLPEAARVLRPGGRLAFLGNSVLMTLCVFDDNEPASDRLQRPQFGMHRYEWPDDPGVEFHISHGDRIRLLRACGFEVENLIELQPPVDAEETRYPFVNLDWARQWPIEEAWIVRKTG